The genomic stretch GCCACGCAGTTCGCCCTGCTCTCGGCACTTTCTGCGGTGGGCCGCGTGTATGTTGGCCCGATTGCCGGCTGGTTCGTGGAAGCTTATGGCTGGCCGTGGTTCTATCTTTTCTCGATTGTTGCCGGCGTTCCGGGGCTGCTGCTGCTGGCCGTTTGCCGCCAGACGCTTGAATACACCCAGAAAACAGAAACTTTCCTGCCGCGCATTCACTTCGCCAAACCTTACCGCTGGGCACTGCGCTGTATGCTGGGCGGAAGTTTGCTGCTGGTCGTGTGGCTGGTGACGCTGATCGTGAACAGTTTAGGCTGGGCCTCGTGGCACGGCTTCACCGGGATTTTGCTGGAAGCGGGCGTTTTCGTTTGTCTTATGGGGATTATTTTAGGCAGTTTGCTCGATTTTCTCTCACTCCGGCGCACCGCACGTTCCTGATTTACCGCCATTCATGATAAAAATGAATGGCGCGTTTCATTTAACAATTGTTCTATAAATATCACCCAATAAATTAAATTCAGGGAAAATTATATTTGTTGGGATAATTTTTCTCCGGTTCTTTTTGCGCGTTTTATTTCACTTGGTTTCTACATTAATTTAACATTAATTAAACCTATCGCCGGGATCACGGACGGCCATAAATATTTAAAAATGTATCACCCCTTGTTTTTCATCACTATAGAAAAAAATCTATACGCAACATATTGTTGCCCACTGTAAATTGTCACGATCCGTGACATGTGTGACTCCGTTAACATAAAGTGTCAACAGCCCTTTGACACTTGTTTAAGCGTGTTTACAGTCCTGCAACCTTCCCGTAAAATGCCCGCACACCTGAAGCGACAATAGAGCCCTAGTTATTGAGGTCGTTAGATGAGACTTAAGAAATACAATAAAAGTATTGGGATGTTGTCCTTATTTGCCTCCGCGTTAATGTTGAGCGGCTGCAATACGGCATTGATGGATCCCAAGGGAGCAATTGGACTTGAGCAGAGAACGCTGATTTTAACCGCGATTGGTTTAATGCTGATCGTCGTTATCCCGGTTATTATCATGGCGTTTGCATTTGCGTGGAAGTATCGTGCTTCCAACACAAATGCTAAGTACAGTCCTGATTGGTCCCACTCCAACAAAATTGAAGCCGTCGTCTGGACAGTTCCAATTATTATCATTGCCATTCTGGCAACGATTACCTGGAAAACCACCCATGCGCTTGACCCGTTCAAGCCTATCGTGACTGACCAAAAACCGATGACGGTTGAAGTCGTTTCTCTGGACTGGAAATGGTTATTCATTTACCCGGAACAGGGCATCGCGACCGTTAACGAACTGGTTATTCCTAAAGATGTGCCTGTTCAGTTCAAAGTCACTTCAGACTCTGTGATGAACTCGTTCTTCATTCCTCAGCTCGGCGGACAGATTTATGCGATGGCCGGTATGCAGACTCAGTTGCACCTGATTGCAAATGAAGCCGGTACCTATAAAGGCATCTCAGCAAGCTTCAGCGGCCGCGGTTTCTCAGGTATGAAGTTCAACGCCATCGCGACCCCAACCCGTGCCGATTTCGACACCTGGGTAGCGAAAGTGAAAAGCGCACCGAACCAGCTGGCAACCACTGATGACTTCAATAAACTGGCTGCACAGAGCATCGACAACCCGGTCGAATACTTCTCTGTGGCTAAACCGGGTTTGTTTAAAGAAATCATTGGCAAATACTCCATGCATGACATGAAGGCCGCGCCGGAAGGTCATACCATGCCAATGCCTGCAGGCAGCGACATGAAAGGCATGGATATGGGTGGACAGTCTCACGCAGCCGGAGCCGAGGAATAAACGATGTTCGGAAAATTAACGCTTGATTCGGTTCCGTATCATGAACCGATTATCATGGTCACCGTTGCCGCGATAATTCTGGGTGGTCTGGCAGTTGTTGCCGGCATCACCTATTTCGGCAAATGGAAATATCTGTGGACCGAGTGGCTGACCTCCGTCGACCACAAAAAATTAGGTATCATGTACATCATTCTGGCTTTCGTCATGCTGTTGCGTGGCTTTGCCGATGCCATCATGATGCGTAGCCAGCAGGTGCTTGCTTCTGCGGGTGAACCTGGCTTCCTGCCGCCTCATCACTACGACCAAATCTTTACCGCGCACGGCGTGATCATGATCTTCTTCATGGCAATGCCTTTCGTAATCGGTCTGATGAACGTCGTCGTTCCTTTGCAAATCGGCGCACGCGACGTGGCATTCCCGTTCCTGAACAACGTCAGCTTCTGGTTCACCGCTGCTGCTGTGGTCCTGATCAACATCTCTCTGGGTGTCGGTGAGTTCGCACAGACTGGCTGGCTGGCCTATCCGCCGTTGTCCGGTAAGGAATACAGTCCGGGTGTCGGGGTCGATTACTGGATCTGGAGTCTCCAGATATCCGGTATTGGTACCTTGCTGACCGGTGTTAACTTCTTTGCGACCATCCTGAAGATGCGCGCGCCGGGTATGCCGCTGATGAAAATGCCGGTATTTACCTGGGCCGCACTGTGCACCAACGTGTTGATTATCGTGTCTTTCCCGATTCTGACCGTGACTATTGCACTGCTGACTTTAGACCGTTATCTGGGCACCCATTTCTTCACGAATGATATGGGCGGCAACATGATGATGTACATCAACCTGATTTGGGCCTGGGGCCATCCGGAAGTGTACATTTTGGTTCTGCCAGTCTTTGGTGTGTTCTCGGAAGTTACCGCGACCTTCTCCAAAAAACGTCTGTTCGGTTACACCTCGCTGGTATGGGCAACCATCGCCATCACCGTGTTGTCGTTCATCGTTTGGCTGCACCACTTCTTCACCATGGGTTCAGGCGCTAACGTCAATGCCTTCTTCGGCATCATGACGATGATCATTTCTATCCCGACCGGGGTAAAAATCTTCAACTGGCTGTTCACCATGTATCAGGGCCGTATCACACTCAACGCCGCAATGCTGTGGACCGTTGGCTTCATCATCACCTTCTCTGTGGGTGGTATGACCGGCGTTCTCTTGGCGGTTCCGGGTGCTGACTTCGTGCTGCACAACAGCCTGTTCCTGATTGCCCACTTCCATAACGTTATCATCGGTGGTGTGGTCTTCGGTTGCTTCGCAGGTCTGACTTACTGGTTCCCTAAATCCTTCGGCTTCACGCTGAACGAAAAATGGGGCGTGCGTTCATTCTGGTTCTGGATCATCGGTTTCTTCGTTGCATTCATGCCACTGTATGTCCTGGGCTTCATGGGGATGACACGTCGTGTCAGCCAGAATATCGACCCTGAGTTCCACCCGCTGCTGGTTGTTGCTGCGTGCGGTGCGGCTCTGATTGCTATCGGTATCCTGTGCCAGCTGATCATGATCTTCGTTTCTGTTCGCGACCGTGACCAGAACCGTGATCTGACCGGTGACCCGTGGGGTGCGCGTACGCTGGAGTGGGCAACCTCTTCTCCTCCTCCGTTCTACAACTTCGCTATCGTGCCGCAAATTCACGACCGCGATGAGTTCTGGGACATGAAAGAGAAAGGCACCGCTTACAAACAGCCTGCCAAATATGAACCGATTCATATGCCACGTAACAGCGGCGCCGGTTTCATTATCGCTATGCTGAGTCTGGTTTGTGGTTTCGCATTAATCTGGGATATCTGGTGGTTGGCGGCAGTGAGTTTCATTGCGCTGGCTGCGACCTGGATTGCGAAAAGCTTCGACGAAGATGTTGATTACTACGTGCCAGTTGAAGAAGTGGAACGTATTGAGAACCAACATTATGAACAAATCCGTAAAGCAGGTGTGAAACATGGCAACTGATACTCTGACTCACCACGATGAGGCCCATGCTGAGCATGGGCACCACGACGCAGGTGCAACCAAAGTCTTCGGCTTCTGGATCTACCTGATGAGTGACTGCATCCTGTTTGCGAGCCTGTTCGCAACGTATGCAGTACTGGTCAACGGGACCGCTGGCGGTCCCTCTGGTAAAGACATTTTTGAACTGCCGTTCGTGCTGGTAGAAACCTTCTGCCTGCTGTTCAGTAGTATCACTTACGGCTTTGCAATGCTGGCCATGAATAAGGGTAACAAAGCTGGCGTTAACGGCTGGTTGTTCCTGACTTTCCTGTTCGGTTTAGGCTTCATCGGGATGGAACTCTATGAATTCCATCACCTGATTGCTGAAGGCTATGGCCCGCAGCGCAGCGGTTTCCTGTCTGGCTTCTTTGCCCTGGTCGCTACCCACGGTCTGCACGTGACCTGTGGTCTGATTTGGATCCTGACCATGATGGTTCAGGTTGCACGTCGTGGCCTGACAGACGTTAACAAAACCCGCCTGATGTGCCTGAGCTTGTTCTGGCACTTCCTGGACGTGGTGTGGATCTGCGTGTTTACCGTTGTTTATCTGATGGGAGCGATGTAATGAGTCATTCTGCTACTTCCCATGGTGGTGCAAGCCACGGCAGCCTGAAGTCATATGCAATTGGCTTCATCCTGTCGGTTATCCTGACGGTGATCCCGTTTGCTATGGTCATGACTGACACAGCATCACATTCACTGATCCTGGGTACAGTGGTTGCATCCGCTATTATCCAGATCGTTGTCCATCTGGTGTTCTTCCTGCACATGAATACGTCGTCGGAAGAGCGCTGGAACCTGGTGGCGCTTCTGTTCACCGCTGTGATTATCTTTATCGTCGTTGTGGGCTCATTGTGGATTATGTATAACCTCAACCTCAATATGATGGTCAGTTAAAGAGCCGAGCTGCACGTGATGATTAAGCAATACCTGCAAGTAACGAAACCAGGAATTATTTTCGGCAACTTAATTTCTGTCATCGGGGGATTCCTCCTTGCTGCCAAAGGCAGCATCGACTTCCCACTTTTTCTCGCCACGCTGGTGGGTGTATCGCTGGTCGTCGCATCGGGTTGTGTCTTTAACAACTTCATCGACCGCGACATCGACCGGATCATGGAAAGAACGAAGAACCGGGTCCTGGTGAAAGGGCTTATTCCGCCGAAAACAACCCTGGTTTACGCGACCATTCTGGGTATTGCGGGCTTTGCGTTGTTGTATATCGGAGCCAATCCGCTGGCTATGTGGCTGGCGGTTATGGGCTTTGTGATTTATGTCGGCGTTTACAGCCTGTACATGAAGCGCAACTCGGTTTACGGCACGCTGATCGGCAGCTTGTCTGGCGCAGCGCCACCGGTGATTGGTTACTGTGCCGTTTCCGGCCAGTTTGATACCGGTGCGCTGATCCTGCTTCTGATTTTCAGCCTGTGGCAGATGCCGCATTCGTACGCGATTGCCATCTTCCGCTTCAAGGATTATCAGGCAGCAGGCATCCCGGTTCTGCCGGTGGTGAAAGGTATCTCTGTCGCCAAGCATCATATTACCGTCTACATTCTGGCGTTTATGATTGCTACGCTGATGCTGACGCTGAGTGGCTACGCCGGGTATAAATACCTGATTGTGGCCGCGGCGGTCAGTATCTGGTGGCTGGGCATGGCACTGAGAGGTTATAAAACGGAAAACGACGTGGTCTGGGCGAGAAAACTGTTTGGTTTCTCCATCATCACGATCATGTCGCTCAGTTTCATGATGTCTGTGGATTTTAACTCTGCACCGGCCTCATTGCTGACCTACGTTTGGTAACACAAGCCACAAGCCTAACCCGCTGAAATCACATTAAAAGGTCAGTAGCGATACTGGCCTTTTCTTTTGGTCTCCCGGTCTGGTAACACCCGTAATATCTGCTAAAGATCCATCGTTTTACCCAAACTGGCGAAAAGCACTACAATAGCCGGATTGTTATTTTGAGGTAGTAATGTGAACGATAACCAGATGACCCCGCAGGAAAGTCGGGCGACGTGGGGGCTAGGGACAGTATTTTCTTTACGCATGCTTGGCATGTTTATGGTCCTGCCGGTGTTAACCACGTACGGCATGAAACTCTCCGGTGCCAGCGAAACGCTGATCGGTATCGCCATCGGTATCTACGGGCTGGCACAGGCCGTTTTCCAGATCCCGTTCGGGCTGCTTTCTGACCGCGTTGGCCGCAAACCTCTGATCGTCTTTGGTCTGGTCATCTTCTGTATTGGCAGCGTTGTTGCCGCCTCCACCGAATCTATCTGGGGCGTGATCATTGGCCGCGCCCTGCAAGGCTCCGGCGCCATTGCCGCCGCCGTCATGGCGTTGCTTTCTGACCTGACGCGTGAGCAAAACCGCACCAAAGCGATGGCGTTTATCGGTATCAGCTTTGGGATAACTTTTGCGATTGCAATGGTTCTGGGTCCGATCATTACCCATGCGTGGGGCTTACACGCGCTGTTCTGGGCGATTGCCGTGCTGACCATTTTGGGCATTGTCATTACGCTTGCCGTCGTCCCCTCCCCTGCCACGCATATTCTGAACCGTGAATCGAGTATGGTGAAAGGCAGCTTTGGCAAGGTTATGGCAAACCCTAAACTGCTGAAACTGAACTTTGGCATTCTGTGTCTGCACATTTTGCTGATGTCGAGTTTTGTGGTGTTGCCGCAAGTCATGGAACACGCGGGCTTCCCGCCAAGTGAACACTGGCGCGTTTACCTGATTACGATGCTGACGTCTTTCGTTGCCGTAATCCCGGTGATTATCTACGCCGAGAAAAAGCGTCACATGAAACAAGTCTTCATGGGCTGCGTGGTGGTGTTGTTGCTGGCTGAAATTGTGCTGTGGGCCGCCGGTTTGCATTTGTGGGCCGTGATTGCCGGTATCCAGCTGTTCTTCCTGGCGTTTAACGTCATGGAAGCCATTCTGCCGTCGCTTATCAGCAAAGAATCTCCGGCAGGATACAAAGGCACAGCGATGGGCCTGTATTCCACCAGCCAGTTTATCGGTGTGGCGATCGGCGGGAGTCTGGGCGGATATGTTTACGGTCACGCGGGAGCCGGTGCGGTCTTCCTGGTGTGTGCAGCCCTTGCTGTTGTCTGGTTGCTGGTCAGCGCCACCATGACCGAACCGCCGTATGTCAGCAGTCTGCGCATTACGCTGTCTGAACTGGCGGTAAAAGACTCCGCCCTTCAGGCGCGCATTCTGGCTCAGCCGGGCGTGGCAGAAGCCGTGGTGGTTCCGGAAGAATTCAGTGCTTACGTGAAAGTCGATACCAAACAGACCAACCGCAAGGCACTTGAACAGCTGGTCAGCCTTGCCTGATTGGTGTCACAAAAAGGTGTGCTGCTGAAAATGGCACACCTTTTCATTTTTATGCCCACCGCTGTGATATCCCTCACTTAAAAAATTTCTCCAATCATTATCCTCAGGAATTCCTTAACAAAAATTTTGTCAGTGATGACGGCCGTATGGCCTTTTGAGGATCCTATGAAAACGTATGCTTTAGTCGGTACCGGCGGGCGCTCGGGTTTATACATTGAGGCGATTACCGGTAAATATCGCCACAATGCGAAATTTGTCGCTTTCTGCGACACCAACCAGACGCGAATGGATTATGCGAACCAGCAACTGGAGCAAAGCGGTATTCCCAGGGTATCCACCTGGAAAGCGTCTGATTTCAATACGATGCTCGACGAAACCAAACCGGATATCGTTATTGTCACCAGCATGGACCGAACGCATGACGACTATATCGTGCGCGCCCTGCACGCTGGGTGTGACGTCATTACCGAAAAACCAATGACCATCGATGAAAACCGGGCACTGCGCATTCTCGACGCCGTCGACGCCACCGGTTATCAGGTTCGCGTCGCGTTCAATTACCGCTACGCACCGCATCACAGCAAAATCCGCGAACTGCTCCAGCAGGAAACCATCGGCGAAGTCCTTTCTGTTCACTTCGAATGGCTGCTCAATACCGAACACGGCGCGGACTATTTCCGCCGCTGGCATCGCGAGAAACGCAATTCCGGCGGCCTGCTGGTGCATAAATCCACACACCATTTTGACCTGATGAATTTCTGGCTTAACAGCACGCCGGAGAAAGTGTATGCGCAGGGGGATTTGCGTTTTTACGGCAAGGAAAATGCCGAGAAGCGCGGCGTGAAAGATTTCTACCCGCGCGCCCACGGTTACAAACAGGCGCAGAAAGATCCTTTCGCGCTGCATATGGCGGACAATCCGCAGCTCAAAGCGCTGTATCTCAACGCCGAACACGAAGATCACTATTTCCGCGATCAGAGTGTTTTCAGCGACGGCATCAGTATTGAAGATACGCTGTCGGTGCTGGTGAAATACCAGAATAAAGTGCAGCTGACCTATTCCCTGAATGCTTATCTGCCATGGGAAGGCCTGAACGTGGTATTCAACGGGACGAAAGGCCGTATCGAGATGAAAATTGTCGAAATGTCTTACGTGAATGCGGGCGGTAAACGGGAGAACGAAGGCAGTATCGAAAAAGCCGAAATCACGGTTTATCCGCTGTTTGCCAAACCGTGGCAAGCGCAGTTCCAGCTGGGAGAAGGCGGTCACGGCGGCGGCGATAATGCGATGCTGGAAGATCTCTTTGGCGAACGCAAAGACGATCCGTTAAAACGCGCCGCCGATCACCGCGCTGGCGCGATGTCGATCCTCACCGGGATCGCCGGAAACCTGTCGATGCGCACTGACCGGCCGGTTTACTTCAAAGACTTCGAACTGGTCAGACGCCTGCGTCAGAAGAAATAGCGCCCGTAAAAAAGGGACGCAATAATCGTCCCTGTCTGAATAATGAATAGCCAAGCAATTCGTGTTGTGGGAAGGCGGCAACCGAAGGGATCCGATGAGCTTACGCGGGTAAGTGATTCGGATCCCTGAGAGAAGCCAACGCATTCACAGCGCGAAGTGCGAAGGCTATTAGTCGCGAAAGTTTTTGAACTGGAACGGCTGGCCGAGATCCCCGTTGCGAATCAGCGCCATAACGGCCTGCAAGTCATCGCGGGCTTTACCGGTGACACGAACTTCATCGCCCTGAACCTGCGCCTGCACCTTAATCTTACTGTCTTTGATCAGCTTGACGATTTTCTTCGCCAGCGCCGATTCAATTCCGGAATGCAGTTTAGCTTCGAGGCTGTAGGTTTTGCCGCTGTGCTCCATCTGCTCAGGAATTTCCAGTGCGCCGCCTTCAATGCCACGCTTGGCCAGCTTTTCACGCAAAATATCCACCAGCTGATTCACCTGAAAATCAGATTCGCTGGCGACTTTAACGCTTTCGTTCTTTTCATTGAGATCGAAGCTGGCAGGAATGTTACGGAAATCCCAGCGGGTTTGCAGTTCACGGCTGGCATTTTCCACGGCATTGCGCACTTCCTGCATGTCGATTTCGGAAACAATGTCAAAAGACGGCATAATCGCTTCTCCCTGTAGTTTTGTATTGCACGTTTTATGGCGAGCATAATGTCGATGATGGCGTGCATAATACCGCCTTCAACCGTCGATGCCAAACGGCAACAAAAAACCAGCCACACAATGTCGCGATGGTCAAAAAGTGCAGGTGAAAATGTGATGTGCAGCACAAATGTCTATACTAATAAGATAACCGGACAGCAGAATATTCTTTCTACAACTGGCTTTAAAGGCGGTTTTCGCCGCATTCCCCGGGAGGCACAATGAAAATAACAGTTCTTGGTTGTGGTGCGCTGGGGCAACTTTGGCTTTCAGCACTTTATCAGCAAGGCCACGACGTTCAGGGCTGGATACGCATTCCGCAGCCGTTTTGTGCCGTCAACGTGATTTCCCCCGAAGGCATCGCCTTCAACCGCAATCTGCCCACCAATGATCCCGAACATCTGGCGCAAAGCGAATTACTGCTCGTGACCCTGAAAGCCTGGCAGGTTTCCGGGGCCGTCAGCGCGCTGATGCCGATGCTTAACGATAATTGCGCGATATTATTGCTGCACAACGGCATGGGAACTGTCGATGAATTGCCACCCAACCGGCTGGCGATTTTGCAGGGCGCAACCACGCACGCGGCGCGTCACGAAGGCAATGCCATTCTCCACGTTGCCACCGGTGCCACCCATATCGGGCCGGTTTCACCACGCGGTGCGGCGCTGAGTTCACTGGCGGATGTGCTTCATCACGCGCTGCCGGACGTCGCGTGGCATGACAACATCAAACCGTCGTTGTGGAATAAACTGGCGGTAAACTGCGTGATTAATCCCCTGACCGCCACCTACGAGTGTACCAACGGGGATTTGCTGGCCTATGGCGACCAGATTGAACAAATCTGTCAGGAAGTCGCGCAGGTCATGGCGATTGAAGGCGTTGAAATTCACAGTGAATCACTGCTGAGTTTTGTGTATCAGGTGATTGATTCCACCGCCGCCAATCACTCTTCCATGTTGCAGGACATCCGCAACCAGCGTCACACTGAAATTGATTACATCACCGGTTACCTGCTGCGTCGCGGACGCAAATACGGGCTTAATCTACCTGTGAATACCGGATTATTTGAACAAGTAAAAAGAAAGGAAAACGACTATGAGCGCATCAGTTCTGGTCTGCCTGGCACCTGGTAGCGAAGAAATAGAAGCCGTCACCGTGATTGATTTACTGGTTCGCGCCGGTATCAGTGTGACGACCGCCAGCGTTGCGGGGGATGGCAATCTGGAAATCCGCTGTTCACGCGGCGTGCGTATTCTGGCGGACGCCGCGCTGGTGGATGTCGCCGATGACGATCACGACGTGGTTGTTTTACCCGGCGGTCTGGGCGGCGCGACCTGTTTCAGCGAAAGCCCGCTGCTGGTGGAAAAAGTCCGTCAGATGCACGTCAGCGGTAAAATTGTGGCGGCGATCTGCGCCGCACCCGCGCTGGTGCTGGAATATCACGATTTATTCCCTGTCGGTAACATGACCGGTTTTCCGGGCCTGAAAGACAAAATCGATCCGAACAAATGGTCCGATCGCCGGGTGATTTTCGATCCGCGCGTAAACCTGCTCACCAGCCAGGGGCCGGGAACGTCGATGGAGTTCGCACTTAAAATTATCGACCTGCTGCTGGGCAAAACCAAAGCCGCAGAAATTGTCGCGCAACTGGTACTGGCACCGGGTATTTATAACTACACCGATGAAGGTGCACGCGAATCCTAATCCGGATGCCGCAAAGCAAAAGGGGCTCAGCATAGCTGAACCCCTTTTTCACATCAGGAACACGCGTTAAGGTCTGTAAACTTTGACGTTGTTAAAGCCCTGCTCTTTCAGATACAGCGCCTGCAAGCGGCTCATTACGCCACGGTCGCAATACAGCAGATAGGTTTTAGTCTGGTCGAGATCGCCAAACTGAGTCGCCAGTTTATAGAACGCCAGAGGTTTAACCTCAACGTTTTCCAGCGCCAGCGGCTGTGCTTCAACTTCATCCGGCGCACGGACATCCAGCACAATGTCGGTTGACGTAAATTCAGCGACCGTTTCAACTTCCGGCACGACTTCGGCGGCTTGCGCTGCAATTTCGCGGATATCGACATTTCGCGCTTCGCTGACGACTTTATCCAGCACGCTGAAATCGAACATCGCTTCTTCGGCTTCGATTTTCGCTTTCACGGCTTTCACGGTCGGGCTTTTGGAAATCACACCGCAATATTCCGGCATGGTTTTCGCGAAATCTTCCGTACCGATTTCACGGGCAATCTTGATGATGTGCTCTTTATCGTGAGAAATCAGCGGACGCAGGATCAGCGTGTCAGACACGTTGTCGATCAGGCGTAAGTTGGTCAGCGTCTGGCTGGACACCTGGCCCAGTGCTTCGCCGGTGACCAGCGCCTGCACGCCATAACGTTCAGCAATAGAAGAAGCGGCACGTACCATCATACGTTTGAGCACAACGCCCATCTGGCCGTCTTCCACTTTCTCGAGGATCTCGCCCACAACCGGTTCGAAATCGATAGAGATGAAACGCACGCGGTGCGAGCTGCCAAATCGGTTCCACAGATAATGTGCGACCTGTTTCACGCCAATTTCATGCGCTGCGCCGCCCAGATTGAAGAAGCAATAATGCACACGACAGCCGCGACGCATCAGCATATAACTGGAGACACCGGAGTCGAAACCGCCAGAAATCAGCGACATAACATCTTCCTGAGTCCCGATCGGATAACCGCCCTGACCTTCGAGACGGCTTTTCACCAGCACCAGCTTGTCGTCATTGATTTCCAGTTTCACCGTCACCTGTGGCGCGGTCAGGCTGACCTTCGCCGATTCGATGTGCTGGTTCAGACCGCCGCCAACGTAGCGCTCAACTTCCGTAGACGAAAAATCATGTTTGCCACGACGTTTAACACGAACGCAAAACGTTTTACCTTCAACTTCATGGCGATAGGCTTCGAGAACCTGTTCGAAAATGTGGTGAACGTCAGTATAAGGACGATCCTCTACTTCTTCGACATAACGGATGCCCGGAATACGGCAAAGTAATTCCTGAATCAGGTCGTGTTTGCTTTCGTCTTTGCTGCGAACTTCGATATGATCCCAATGGCGGACTACTGCCAGCGTCTCATCATGCGGCCGCACAATGTTGCGAATGCTGCTTGAGAGGATCTTAATGAAGCGCAAACGCACAGATTGGCTCTTGATGGTGATTTCGGGGAACAATTTAATGATAAACTTCATGGCAGTCTTTTGTTAGCGGGTGAAAAAACGGGGTAGTAAGTCGCTGAATAAGGATCTAGGATCTTATTATTGCTAAGCCAAATGGATGTTATGTGTCACATTGGGCTTAGCAATAATATCTGCGGCGCAGAGTATATCACTTAAAATGCGTACTCTGTGCACAAAACCCGACAGCAGATGTCATGCTGCACAGGAATGTCTCTCGAGGCTGAAACCCGGCTCTGCGGCTCAGACCTCTGATCATCAATTCTGATCAACGATATCAAAAGAGAATTATGCCAAAAAATCTGCACCACCTGCCAATTTTGAAACGGCTCTGGCCGAACTGGAACAGATCGTTTCCCGCCTTGAATCTGGCGAGCTGCCTCTGGAAGATGCGCTGAACGAATTTGAACAAGGCGTCCAGCTGGCACGTCAGGGACAGCAAAAACTGCAGCAGGCAGAGCAACGCGTTCAGATCCTGCTCGACAGTGATCATGATGCCCCGCTGACCCCTTTCACCCCGGAAGCAGAGTAACTGGTCATGTCTGAAGCGATCTCCTTATCTTCTTCTGACAGCTTTACTGGCGAACTTCGTGCCATGCAAAAGCGTGTCGACGGTGTTTTGACGGCCTACGTCAGCGCACAACCTCTGGCGGATTTACCGCTGGTGGAGGCGATGCGGTACGGCTCGTTGCTGGGAGGAAAACGTCTGCGCCCGTATCTGGTGTATGCCAGTGGTCAGTTGTTCAGCCTGGATTTGAAAAATCTGGACGCACCGGCGGCGGCGGTAGAATGCGTTCACGCGTATTCCCTGATCCACGATGATTTACCTGCGATGGACGACGACGATTTGCGCCGTGGTCAGCCGACCTGCCACATTAAATTCGGCGAAGCTAATGCCATTCTTGCCGGTGATGCATTGCAGACACTGGCATTTTCGATTCTCGCCGATGGCGATATGCCTGACGTGGCCGTGAAAGATCGCCTGTCGATGATTTCCGAACTGGCCAGCGCCAGCGGAGCCAGCGGTATGTGCGGCGGTCAGGCTTTAGATTTGGCTGCCGAAGGGCAGCAGGTCAATCTTGACGCGCTGGAAAAAATCCATCGCCACAAAACCGGTGCGCTGATACGCGCCGCCGTGCGCATGGGCGCGCTGGCCGCCGGTGAATCCGGACGCGCCGTGTTGCCGATCCTCGATAACT from Rahnella sikkimica encodes the following:
- a CDS encoding cytochrome o ubiquinol oxidase subunit III, with protein sequence MATDTLTHHDEAHAEHGHHDAGATKVFGFWIYLMSDCILFASLFATYAVLVNGTAGGPSGKDIFELPFVLVETFCLLFSSITYGFAMLAMNKGNKAGVNGWLFLTFLFGLGFIGMELYEFHHLIAEGYGPQRSGFLSGFFALVATHGLHVTCGLIWILTMMVQVARRGLTDVNKTRLMCLSLFWHFLDVVWICVFTVVYLMGAM
- the cyoB gene encoding cytochrome o ubiquinol oxidase subunit I, with the translated sequence MFGKLTLDSVPYHEPIIMVTVAAIILGGLAVVAGITYFGKWKYLWTEWLTSVDHKKLGIMYIILAFVMLLRGFADAIMMRSQQVLASAGEPGFLPPHHYDQIFTAHGVIMIFFMAMPFVIGLMNVVVPLQIGARDVAFPFLNNVSFWFTAAAVVLINISLGVGEFAQTGWLAYPPLSGKEYSPGVGVDYWIWSLQISGIGTLLTGVNFFATILKMRAPGMPLMKMPVFTWAALCTNVLIIVSFPILTVTIALLTLDRYLGTHFFTNDMGGNMMMYINLIWAWGHPEVYILVLPVFGVFSEVTATFSKKRLFGYTSLVWATIAITVLSFIVWLHHFFTMGSGANVNAFFGIMTMIISIPTGVKIFNWLFTMYQGRITLNAAMLWTVGFIITFSVGGMTGVLLAVPGADFVLHNSLFLIAHFHNVIIGGVVFGCFAGLTYWFPKSFGFTLNEKWGVRSFWFWIIGFFVAFMPLYVLGFMGMTRRVSQNIDPEFHPLLVVAACGAALIAIGILCQLIMIFVSVRDRDQNRDLTGDPWGARTLEWATSSPPPFYNFAIVPQIHDRDEFWDMKEKGTAYKQPAKYEPIHMPRNSGAGFIIAMLSLVCGFALIWDIWWLAAVSFIALAATWIAKSFDEDVDYYVPVEEVERIENQHYEQIRKAGVKHGN
- the cyoE gene encoding heme o synthase, which encodes MIKQYLQVTKPGIIFGNLISVIGGFLLAAKGSIDFPLFLATLVGVSLVVASGCVFNNFIDRDIDRIMERTKNRVLVKGLIPPKTTLVYATILGIAGFALLYIGANPLAMWLAVMGFVIYVGVYSLYMKRNSVYGTLIGSLSGAAPPVIGYCAVSGQFDTGALILLLIFSLWQMPHSYAIAIFRFKDYQAAGIPVLPVVKGISVAKHHITVYILAFMIATLMLTLSGYAGYKYLIVAAAVSIWWLGMALRGYKTENDVVWARKLFGFSIITIMSLSFMMSVDFNSAPASLLTYVW
- the cyoA gene encoding cytochrome o ubiquinol oxidase subunit II, whose protein sequence is MRLKKYNKSIGMLSLFASALMLSGCNTALMDPKGAIGLEQRTLILTAIGLMLIVVIPVIIMAFAFAWKYRASNTNAKYSPDWSHSNKIEAVVWTVPIIIIAILATITWKTTHALDPFKPIVTDQKPMTVEVVSLDWKWLFIYPEQGIATVNELVIPKDVPVQFKVTSDSVMNSFFIPQLGGQIYAMAGMQTQLHLIANEAGTYKGISASFSGRGFSGMKFNAIATPTRADFDTWVAKVKSAPNQLATTDDFNKLAAQSIDNPVEYFSVAKPGLFKEIIGKYSMHDMKAAPEGHTMPMPAGSDMKGMDMGGQSHAAGAEE
- a CDS encoding cytochrome o ubiquinol oxidase subunit IV; amino-acid sequence: MSHSATSHGGASHGSLKSYAIGFILSVILTVIPFAMVMTDTASHSLILGTVVASAIIQIVVHLVFFLHMNTSSEERWNLVALLFTAVIIFIVVVGSLWIMYNLNLNMMVS